The following proteins are encoded in a genomic region of Burkholderia pyrrocinia:
- a CDS encoding nucleobase:cation symporter-2 family protein: MQSNTVHPCDEVLPTGKLVTLGLQHVLVMYAGAVAVPLIVGGALKLPKDQIAFLISADLFSCGIATLIQTLGLWIFGIRLPVIMGCTFAAVGPMIAIGTNPGLGILDIFGSTIAAGIIGIVLAPMIGKLLRFFPPVVVGTVIAVIGLSLMEVGINWAAGGVGNPEYGSPVYLGLSLLVLTLILLINKFGRGFIANISVLLGIVAGFAIAFVVGRVNTEGVSLAPWVGFVMPFHFGWPHFDPLSIATMVTVMFVTFIESTGMFLAVGDMVDRPVNQERLVRGLRVDGLGTLIGGIFNSFPHTSFSQNVGLIGVTGVKSRYVCATGGVILVLLGLFPKMAQVVASVPPFVLGGAGIVMFGMVAANGIKVLSKVDFVNNTHNLFIVAVSVGMGLVPVVSPHFFSKLPPALAPILHSGILLASATAVILNIVFNGVKGEKDARCDIRRAGHDFDGRPADVHH, from the coding sequence ATGCAATCGAACACGGTCCATCCGTGCGATGAGGTGCTGCCGACCGGCAAGCTGGTAACGCTTGGCCTGCAACACGTCCTCGTCATGTACGCCGGCGCTGTCGCCGTACCGCTTATCGTTGGCGGCGCGCTCAAGCTGCCAAAAGACCAGATCGCGTTCCTGATCAGCGCCGATCTGTTTTCGTGCGGCATCGCCACGCTGATCCAGACGCTGGGCCTGTGGATCTTCGGGATCCGCCTGCCCGTCATCATGGGCTGCACGTTCGCGGCAGTCGGCCCGATGATCGCGATCGGCACGAACCCCGGCCTCGGCATTCTCGACATCTTCGGCTCGACCATCGCGGCCGGCATCATCGGCATCGTGCTGGCGCCGATGATCGGCAAACTGTTGCGGTTCTTCCCGCCGGTGGTCGTCGGCACCGTGATTGCCGTGATCGGGCTGTCGCTGATGGAAGTCGGGATCAACTGGGCAGCCGGCGGCGTCGGCAACCCCGAATACGGCAGCCCCGTCTATCTCGGCCTGTCGCTGCTCGTACTCACGCTGATCCTGCTGATCAACAAGTTCGGCCGCGGCTTCATCGCGAACATCTCGGTGCTGCTCGGTATCGTCGCCGGCTTCGCGATCGCGTTCGTCGTCGGCCGCGTGAACACGGAAGGCGTGTCGCTCGCGCCGTGGGTCGGCTTCGTGATGCCGTTCCACTTCGGCTGGCCGCACTTCGACCCGCTGTCGATCGCGACGATGGTCACGGTGATGTTCGTCACGTTCATCGAATCGACCGGCATGTTCCTCGCGGTCGGCGACATGGTCGATCGTCCGGTCAACCAGGAGCGCCTCGTGCGCGGCCTGCGCGTCGACGGCCTCGGCACGCTGATCGGCGGCATCTTCAACTCGTTCCCGCACACGTCGTTCTCGCAGAACGTCGGCCTGATCGGCGTGACGGGCGTGAAGAGCCGTTACGTGTGTGCAACGGGCGGCGTGATCCTCGTGCTGCTCGGCCTGTTCCCGAAGATGGCGCAGGTCGTCGCGTCGGTGCCGCCGTTCGTGCTCGGCGGCGCAGGCATCGTGATGTTCGGGATGGTGGCGGCGAACGGCATCAAGGTGCTGTCGAAGGTCGACTTCGTGAACAACACCCACAACCTGTTCATCGTCGCCGTGAGCGTCGGCATGGGCCTCGTGCCGGTCGTGTCGCCGCACTTCTTCTCGAAGCTGCCGCCCGCGCTCGCACCGATCCTGCACAGCGGCATCCTGCTGGCATCGGCAACGGCCGTGATCCTGAACATCGTGTTCAACGGCGTAAAAGGCGAGAAGGACGCGCGCTGCGACATCCGCCGCGCCGGACACGACTTCGACGGCCGCCCGGCCGACGTGCATCACTGA
- a CDS encoding efflux transporter outer membrane subunit — MMQKHALTAIAVALFATGCTMAPHYKRPDAPVAQAYPAGGVYATQPGAAGARGANGQAATAIGWREFFVDPRLQRLIEIALKNNRDLRVSVLNIEAARAQYQIVRAGLFPTLDATGTGNIQRLPAGVSTTGAPLISRTYNVGLSASWELDLFGRVQSLKDQALAQYLSTAYARQASEISLVSQVADQYLAVLSTDDLLKVTENTLKSAQASYDLTKLQFDNGTGSELELRQAQTVVETALANQQAQARARAQAVNALVLLIGEPLPDDLPPGMPLDAQNLLTDVPAGLPSDLLTRRPDVMQAEQTLLAANANIGAARAAFFPKISLTAAFGTASPTLGGLFKAGTAAWSFAPNIALPIFEGGQNIANLDLAHVQKRIEIANYEKAIQSAFREVSDGLAARGTYDQQIAALERNEHAQQRRFDLSDLRYKNGVDSYLSVLTAQTDLYSAQQSLISARLARWTNLVDLYRALGGGWIQRAGETPRAPDEPVDYDKAAAPAPASAAATNG; from the coding sequence ATGATGCAAAAACACGCTTTGACTGCAATCGCGGTCGCGCTCTTTGCCACGGGCTGCACGATGGCGCCGCACTACAAGCGGCCCGACGCGCCCGTCGCACAGGCGTACCCGGCCGGCGGCGTCTATGCGACGCAGCCGGGCGCTGCCGGCGCGCGCGGCGCGAACGGCCAGGCGGCGACCGCCATCGGCTGGCGCGAATTCTTCGTCGATCCGCGCCTGCAGCGGCTGATCGAGATCGCGCTGAAGAACAACCGCGACCTGCGCGTGTCGGTGCTGAACATCGAGGCGGCGCGCGCGCAGTACCAGATCGTGCGCGCGGGCCTGTTCCCGACGCTCGATGCGACGGGCACGGGCAACATCCAGCGTCTGCCGGCCGGTGTGTCGACGACCGGGGCGCCGCTGATCTCGCGCACCTACAACGTCGGGCTGTCCGCGTCATGGGAGCTCGACCTGTTCGGTCGCGTGCAGAGCCTGAAGGACCAGGCGCTCGCGCAGTACCTGTCGACCGCGTATGCGCGGCAGGCGTCGGAAATCTCGCTGGTGTCGCAGGTTGCGGATCAATACCTGGCGGTGCTGTCGACCGACGATCTGCTGAAGGTCACGGAGAACACGCTGAAGTCCGCGCAGGCGTCGTACGACCTGACGAAGCTGCAGTTCGACAACGGCACGGGCTCCGAGCTCGAGCTGCGTCAGGCGCAGACGGTGGTCGAGACGGCGCTCGCGAACCAGCAGGCGCAGGCACGGGCACGCGCGCAGGCCGTGAACGCACTGGTGCTGCTGATCGGCGAGCCGCTGCCGGACGATCTGCCGCCGGGCATGCCGCTCGACGCGCAGAACCTGCTGACGGACGTGCCGGCCGGGTTGCCGTCGGACCTGCTGACGCGTCGTCCGGACGTGATGCAGGCCGAGCAGACGCTGCTGGCTGCGAACGCGAACATCGGCGCGGCACGCGCGGCGTTTTTCCCGAAGATCTCGCTGACGGCGGCGTTCGGTACCGCGAGCCCGACGCTCGGCGGGCTGTTCAAGGCCGGCACGGCGGCGTGGTCGTTCGCGCCGAACATTGCGCTGCCGATCTTCGAGGGCGGGCAGAACATCGCGAACCTCGATCTCGCGCACGTGCAGAAGCGCATCGAGATCGCGAACTACGAGAAGGCGATTCAGTCGGCATTCCGCGAAGTATCGGATGGCCTCGCCGCACGCGGCACGTACGACCAGCAGATCGCGGCGCTGGAGCGCAACGAGCACGCGCAGCAGCGCCGCTTCGACCTGTCGGACCTGCGCTACAAGAACGGTGTCGACAGCTACCTGTCGGTGCTGACCGCGCAGACGGATCTGTACTCGGCGCAGCAGTCGCTGATCAGCGCGCGGCTGGCGCGCTGGACGAACCTGGTCGATCTGTACCGTGCATTGGGCGGCGGGTGGATCCAGCGGGCCGGCGAGACGCCGCGCGCGCCGGACGAGCCGGTCGACTACGACAAGGCGGCCGCCCCGGCCCCCGCGTCGGCAGCGGCGACGAACGGGTAA
- a CDS encoding S-(hydroxymethyl)glutathione dehydrogenase/class III alcohol dehydrogenase, whose product MKTKAAIAWKAGAPLTIEEVDLEGPRAGEVLIEVKATGICHTDYYTLSGADPEGIFPAILGHEGAGVVVDVGPGVGTVRKGDHVIPLYTPECRECKFCLSRKTNLCQKIRATQGKGLMPDATSRFSLDGKPLFHYMGTSTFSNYIVVPEIAVAKVREDAPFDKICYIGCGVTTGVGAVVYSAKVEAGANVVVFGLGGIGLNVIQGAKMVGADKIIGVDINPKRVELAKKFGMTHFINPNEVENVVDHIVQLTDGGADYSFECVGNVKLMRQALECTHKGWGQSFIIGVAAAGEEISTRPFQLVTGREWKGSAFGGARGRTDVPKIVDWYMEGKLNIDDLITHTLPLERINDGFDLMKKGESIRSVVLY is encoded by the coding sequence ATGAAGACGAAAGCTGCGATTGCATGGAAGGCGGGTGCGCCGCTGACGATCGAGGAAGTCGATCTGGAAGGGCCGCGCGCAGGCGAAGTGCTGATCGAAGTGAAGGCGACGGGCATCTGCCACACCGACTACTACACGCTGTCGGGCGCCGATCCGGAAGGGATCTTCCCGGCGATCCTCGGCCATGAAGGCGCGGGCGTGGTGGTCGACGTCGGCCCCGGCGTCGGCACCGTGAGGAAGGGCGACCACGTGATTCCGCTCTACACGCCGGAATGCCGCGAGTGCAAGTTCTGCCTGTCGCGCAAGACCAACCTGTGCCAGAAGATCCGCGCGACGCAGGGCAAGGGCCTGATGCCCGACGCGACGTCGCGTTTCTCGCTCGACGGCAAGCCGCTGTTCCACTACATGGGCACGTCCACGTTCTCGAACTACATCGTCGTGCCGGAGATCGCGGTCGCGAAGGTGCGCGAGGACGCGCCGTTCGACAAGATCTGCTACATCGGCTGCGGCGTGACGACGGGCGTCGGCGCGGTCGTCTACTCGGCGAAGGTCGAGGCCGGCGCGAACGTCGTCGTGTTCGGTCTCGGCGGGATCGGCCTGAACGTGATCCAGGGCGCGAAGATGGTCGGCGCGGACAAGATCATCGGCGTCGACATCAACCCGAAGCGCGTCGAGCTCGCGAAGAAGTTCGGGATGACGCACTTCATCAACCCGAACGAAGTCGAGAACGTCGTCGACCACATCGTGCAACTGACCGACGGCGGCGCCGACTACTCGTTCGAATGCGTGGGCAACGTGAAGCTGATGCGCCAGGCGCTCGAGTGCACGCACAAGGGCTGGGGCCAGTCGTTCATCATCGGCGTCGCCGCGGCCGGCGAGGAAATCAGCACGCGTCCGTTCCAGCTCGTGACGGGCCGCGAGTGGAAGGGCTCGGCGTTCGGCGGCGCGCGCGGCCGCACCGACGTGCCGAAGATCGTCGACTGGTATATGGAAGGCAAGCTGAACATCGACGACCTGATCACGCACACGCTGCCGCTCGAGCGGATCAACGACGGTTTCGACCTGATGAAGAAGGGCGAGTCGATCCGCTCGGTCGTGCTGTACTGA
- a CDS encoding xylulokinase: MRLLGIDLGTGSIKLVTLDADGVERAVASEPYALSSPQPGWAEIAPDAWWQALVRAAARLPAGERAQVAAIGFSGQMHGVVLIDAAGQPVRPALLWPDTRAVREADAAGWPVAPNPVAPGMAGPLLRWLAVHEPDALRTARWAVQPKDWLRIALGGDVAADPSDACATALAMPDGAWDTALIDALGLPADRFAPVHASTARCGALGAQAAAALGLPAGVPFATGAADTACAALGSGLSAAGDALLTTGSGGQIVVLADALPPARRGLHRYRAAAGGGYYTMAAMQNVGLALEAVRGWLGYPGWAHAYDDAFAQPASERLCFLPYLTGERSPWMNPDARGGWLGLGLGDTRGAMMRAAFEGVAFALRAGLDAIRDADRGDPVTTLRLAGGGSVDPRWRQLLADALGASLHAIDCPNAATRGAALLAGVAIGHWREDALPALAPTASPVAAPRDDRMLAARHARFIDLYARTDAWFTTGV, translated from the coding sequence ATGCGCCTGCTCGGAATCGACCTCGGCACCGGCTCCATCAAACTCGTCACGCTCGATGCCGACGGCGTCGAGCGCGCGGTCGCGAGCGAACCTTATGCGTTGTCGTCGCCGCAGCCCGGCTGGGCCGAGATCGCGCCCGACGCGTGGTGGCAGGCGCTCGTGCGCGCGGCCGCGCGGCTGCCGGCCGGCGAGCGTGCGCAGGTCGCGGCGATCGGCTTTTCGGGCCAGATGCACGGCGTCGTGCTGATCGACGCGGCCGGGCAGCCGGTGCGGCCCGCGCTGCTGTGGCCTGACACGCGCGCGGTGCGCGAAGCCGACGCGGCCGGCTGGCCCGTCGCACCGAACCCCGTCGCGCCGGGCATGGCGGGCCCGCTGTTGCGGTGGCTGGCCGTGCACGAACCCGATGCGCTGCGCACCGCGCGCTGGGCCGTGCAGCCGAAGGACTGGCTGCGCATCGCGCTGGGCGGCGACGTCGCGGCCGATCCGAGCGACGCGTGCGCGACCGCGCTCGCGATGCCCGACGGCGCATGGGATACGGCCTTGATCGACGCGCTCGGACTGCCGGCCGACCGGTTCGCGCCGGTCCATGCGTCGACCGCGCGCTGCGGTGCACTCGGCGCGCAGGCTGCTGCTGCGCTCGGTCTGCCGGCCGGCGTGCCGTTTGCGACGGGCGCGGCCGATACGGCGTGCGCAGCGCTCGGCAGCGGGCTTTCCGCCGCCGGCGACGCGCTGCTGACGACGGGCAGCGGCGGCCAGATCGTCGTGCTCGCGGATGCGCTGCCGCCTGCGCGGCGCGGGCTGCATCGCTATCGCGCGGCGGCCGGCGGCGGCTATTACACGATGGCCGCGATGCAGAACGTCGGGCTCGCGCTCGAAGCCGTGCGCGGCTGGCTCGGCTATCCGGGATGGGCGCACGCGTATGACGATGCGTTCGCGCAACCGGCGTCCGAACGGCTGTGCTTCCTGCCGTACCTGACGGGCGAGCGTTCACCGTGGATGAACCCCGATGCGCGCGGCGGCTGGCTCGGCCTCGGGCTCGGCGACACGCGCGGCGCGATGATGCGCGCCGCGTTCGAAGGTGTCGCGTTCGCGTTGCGCGCGGGGCTCGATGCGATCCGCGACGCCGATCGCGGCGACCCGGTGACGACGCTGCGTCTCGCGGGCGGCGGCTCGGTCGATCCGCGCTGGCGCCAGTTGCTCGCCGATGCGCTCGGCGCGTCGCTTCACGCGATCGATTGCCCGAACGCCGCGACGCGCGGCGCCGCGCTGCTCGCGGGCGTCGCGATCGGACACTGGCGGGAAGACGCGTTGCCCGCGCTTGCGCCGACCGCGTCGCCGGTCGCTGCGCCGCGCGACGATCGCATGCTGGCCGCGCGCCATGCGCGCTTCATCGATTTGTACGCGCGCACGGATGCATGGTTCACGACGGGCGTTTAA